In one window of Streptomyces sp. NBC_01224 DNA:
- a CDS encoding type IV secretory system conjugative DNA transfer family protein, with product MAGRGEVSTGGSGGGGGIPDGLLIGLLAFLLGLTLLAWTATGLAGLFTHGAWPEGVTLAETPLAMRQLVTTPHDIPAAWPNTPAGELSGYGLFWGLFIGELMVLLVLTVFVIGVVTRWRLVRAQQRSERYGDKDMPVPSRRQEPGPEAQNPQQTEPQPKPEPEPRPTAHSPEAVPVPVEYTPPAPAPVPVEHTPPEPALPSPRTPLVVYGPAATRRPTVIQAIQEADGPALVVTSDPTVWAETKDARAKLGPVLVYDPGHLCDTPARLHWSPTAGCEQPDTAAARSAALLAPVRPQARIDATTADTAETLLKCWLHAAAIDGRPFRQVHRWALGGSAHEPVRLLRTHPKAASGLAGVLESALTAHPERREMAQELTVRAFAALSSVHIREACTPNRADSLVLESFAGEGGTLYVVGEPIEDPRSGPGAMPLLTALASHVVEHGRRMAARSTDGRLDPPMTLVLDDVAAVAPLPRLPELLSTGQAQGLETLALLRSQEQARARWPQDLTGSR from the coding sequence ATGGCAGGGCGCGGCGAGGTAAGTACCGGCGGCAGCGGGGGCGGCGGAGGCATCCCTGACGGCCTGCTGATCGGCCTGCTGGCCTTCCTGCTCGGGCTGACGCTGCTGGCGTGGACGGCCACCGGCCTGGCCGGACTGTTCACGCACGGCGCCTGGCCGGAGGGGGTCACCCTCGCCGAGACCCCCTTGGCGATGCGACAACTGGTCACCACACCGCACGACATCCCGGCCGCCTGGCCGAACACCCCGGCGGGCGAGCTCTCCGGGTACGGGCTGTTCTGGGGCCTGTTCATAGGCGAACTGATGGTGCTGCTGGTGCTGACGGTCTTCGTGATAGGGGTGGTGACCCGTTGGCGGCTGGTACGGGCACAGCAGCGGAGCGAACGGTACGGGGACAAGGACATGCCCGTACCGTCCCGGCGGCAGGAGCCCGGGCCCGAGGCCCAGAACCCACAGCAGACGGAGCCGCAGCCAAAGCCCGAGCCGGAGCCTCGACCGACGGCCCACTCCCCGGAAGCCGTGCCCGTGCCCGTGGAGTACACCCCGCCCGCACCCGCCCCCGTGCCCGTGGAGCACACCCCACCCGAGCCCGCCCTCCCCTCTCCCCGGACCCCCCTCGTCGTCTACGGACCGGCCGCCACCCGCCGCCCCACCGTCATCCAGGCGATCCAGGAGGCCGACGGACCCGCGCTCGTCGTCACCTCCGACCCCACCGTCTGGGCCGAGACGAAGGACGCCCGCGCCAAGCTCGGCCCGGTCCTCGTCTACGACCCGGGCCACCTCTGCGACACCCCGGCCCGCCTCCACTGGTCCCCCACGGCCGGGTGCGAACAGCCCGACACGGCCGCCGCCCGCTCCGCCGCGCTACTCGCCCCGGTCCGGCCGCAGGCCCGGATCGACGCGACGACGGCCGACACCGCGGAAACGCTCCTGAAATGCTGGCTGCACGCCGCCGCCATCGACGGCAGGCCCTTCCGCCAGGTCCACCGCTGGGCCCTCGGCGGCAGCGCCCACGAACCGGTGCGCCTGCTCCGTACCCACCCCAAGGCAGCCTCCGGGCTCGCCGGCGTGCTGGAGTCCGCACTGACCGCCCATCCCGAACGCCGCGAGATGGCACAGGAACTGACGGTACGAGCCTTCGCCGCACTCTCCTCGGTCCACATCCGCGAGGCCTGCACACCGAACCGGGCCGATTCGCTCGTGCTGGAATCTTTCGCGGGCGAGGGGGGCACCCTTTATGTGGTGGGTGAACCGATCGAGGATCCCCGCTCGGGTCCCGGAGCAATGCCCCTGCTCACGGCACTCGCCTCACACGTGGTCGAGCACGGCCGCCGCATGGCCGCACGGTCAACCGACGGTCGGCTCGACCCACCAATGACGCTCGTACTCGACGACGTCGCCGCGGTGGCGCCCCTGCCCCGGCTCCCGGAACTGCTGTCGACCGGCCAGGCCCAGGGCCTGGAGACCCTGGCCCTCCTCCGCTCCCAGGAACAGGCCCGCGCCCGCTGGCCCCAAGACCTCACCGGCTCACGCTAG